The Magnolia sinica isolate HGM2019 chromosome 9, MsV1, whole genome shotgun sequence genome contains a region encoding:
- the LOC131256741 gene encoding uncharacterized protein LOC131256741 — protein sequence MLICMQFATLRCMRLEVLSFLTLFFFLFWFSANQSLATSLGFLLFLGEEEDDLCFYFVKLHIMKVRLLQVFSSVWVMMNKRTRRLSQMPEEVRGEIEPYFIEHAAVLDEDSRKLPKLNDNPADYMRRE from the exons ATGCTTATTTGTATGCAATTTGCCACATTAAGGTGTATGAGACTGGAGGTTCTGTCTTTCttgactcttttcttttttctattttggttttctGCAAATCAGAGTTTGGCAACTAGTCTTGGATTTCTGTTATTTTTAGGGGAAGAGGAAGATGATCTATGTTTCTACTTCGTTAAACTACATATTATGAAGGTTAGGCTGTTGCAAGTTTTTTCAAG TGTTTGGGTGATGATGAATAAACGGACTAGAAGATTGTCCCAAATGCCGGAAGAAGTTAGAGGGGAAATAGAACCTTATTTTATTGAGCATGCTGCTGTCTTGGATGAAGACAGCCGAAAACTGCCAAAGCTCAACGATAACCCTGCGGATTACATGAGGCGTGAGTGA